The nucleotide window GCTCAATGCCGTTGACAGACAGAAAACATGGTTCAATGGTGTTGGCATGCAATACGATATGGGTATGCTGCCTGCTTATGATTACAAATATTTCAAGCAAGGAAGTGAAGAAAATGCTCAATATTATTCTGTTGATGTAACAAGAGGGCGCCAGTTAGCATTCTTTGGAACAGGAACCTATTCATACAAAGGAAAATACACCCTAAATGGAACGTTACGTTACGAAGGGTCTAATAAGCTGGGGAAAAGTCGATCGGCCAGATGGCTTCCTACCTGGAACATCTCGGGTGCATGGAATGCGCATGAAGAAGCTTTCTTCAAGAAGTTAAAGCCAGCGATTTCGAACTTAACATTAAAAGCTTCTTACTCCTTAACTGCTGACCGGGGACCAGCTACCGTAACCAATTCGAAAGTCCTTATTGAAAGCTATAATGCATGGAGGCCATTTACCAATGTAAAAGAATCCGGCTTGAGAATTTCAGATTTGGAAAACAGCGAACTGACCTACGAAAAGAAGCATGAGCTGAATCTTGGACTTGATCTCGGGTTTCTGAATAACCGGATTAATTTATCTGCCGACTGGTATAAAAGGAATAATTATGATCTTATCGGCCAGATAAGCACAATGGGTGTTGGCGGACAAATTACCAAATATGCCAATGTCGCTTCCATGAAGTCACATGGTATTGAATTTTCGTTATCTACCAAAAATATTGTTACCAAGAACTTTAAATGGAACACTGATATTATTTTCTCCAAGAGTAATACCGAAGTGACTAATCTGGAGGCAAATTCCAGAATCATTGATTTGATATCGGGAACAGGGTTTACAATGACAGGTTATCCGGTTCGTTCTCTCTTTTCTTTAGATTTCAAAGGGCTAAATGATAATGGATTACCTACGTTTATAAATGAATCCGGAAACTTGACGGTTAGCGATATCAATTTTCAGGACAGGAATCAAAAAAGCCACTTAATTTACGAAGGGCCAACCGATCCGACCATCACTGGTAGTATTGGCAATATATTTTCTTACCAAAATGTTAAGCTCAACGTCTTTGTTACTTATTCATTCGGTAATGTAATTCGCATGGATCCGGTATTCAGTAATAAATATTCCGATCTGAATTCGATGCCGAAAGAATTCAAAAACAGATGGACAGTGCCCGGTGATGAAAAAACTACAAATATTCCCGTTATTGCCGACGTGAGACAGAACCAACAGGACAGTTATCTGAGCTATGCTTACAATGCATACAACTATTCGACTGCCCGTATTGCTAAAGGCGACTTTGTGCGGATGAAAGAAATTTCAGTCAGCTATGACATCCCAAAATCAATCATTCAGGCTTTTAGAATTAGCGATTTGTCTTTAAAGTTGCAAGCAACAAACTTATTCCTGATATACGCCGATAAAAAACTGAATGGACAAGATCCCGAGTTCTTCAATACCGGTGGTGTAGCCGCACCTGTTCCAAAACAGTTTACTCTAACACTCAAATTGGGAATTTAAAAACATGAAGGTTATGAAAAAGATAAATAATATAATTACGTCGGTTTGCGTCGCTCTTTTGCTGGTATCTTGTAATGATTTCCTCGATACAATGCCTGACAACCGGGCAGAGGTAAATTCCGCTGCAAAAATCACTTCACTGCTCACTTCGGCATATGCCGATAACTCTTTTATATTGATGACCGAAATGTCGTCGGACAATACAAAAGATAACGGAGTTTTATATACACCATACAATCAAGAGCAGGAGGATTCGTACTTGTGGAAGGCCATCACTACCACCGGCAATGATTCTCCTAAATCAGTGTGGGATTCAAACTACGGGGCTATTGCGGCTGCTAATCAGGCATTGCAGGCTATTGCCGATTTGGGTAATCCTTCCAGCCTGAATGCACAAAAGGGAGAAGCCCTTATTTGCAGGGCGTATGCTCACTTTACTCTGGCTAACGTGTTCTGTTTGCCCTATAATCCGACAACTGCCGGTACCGACCTTGGACTTCCATATTCTGAAAAGCCGGAAACAAAGGTTAAGGTTGACTATCACCGGGGAACAATGGCTGAACTATACAAAAAAATCAGTGACGATATAGAGGCCGGATTGCCGTTGATCAACGATGAACTCTATTCGGTGCCCAAATATCACTTTAACAAGAAAGCTGCTTATGCGTTTGCTGCCCGCTTCAATCTTTTCTATCTCAAGTTCGATAAGGTAATTCAGTATGCAAATGTTGTGCTGGGTGATAATCCGCAAAAAATACTTAGAAACTGGGCGGCCAATAATGCCTCTGCATCCGATTGGGAACTTCGGACCAATGCCTATATTTCCGCCTCCGAACCGGCTAATTTGTTAATTCAAACGGCTATTTCAACTTGGCCGTATGTGTATGGTCCTTACAGTATAGGTAAGCGATATGGAAACGCCAAAGCAGTTTTTACAACAGAATCGGTTAGAACTCAGGGGCTCTGGGGTGCTTATGCTAACCTGTATACGGCGAATTCAATCTGGGGTTCCGATCAAAAAATGTGTGTGTCTAAAATGGGTGGCTATTTTGAATATACGGATAAAGTGGCCGGTATTGGATATTTACACTCTGTTGCTACGCCGTTTACAACCGACGAAACATTACTTTGTCGTGCCGAAGCGTATGTATTGCAGGCTACTCCCGACTATGACAAGGCTACGGCCGATATTAATACCTGGTTATCTACTCATTGCAAAACCATCACAGCTAAATCCAAGAGCGATATTGTGAATTTTTACAATGCATTACCTTACATGCCGCTGCAAATAACCAGCGATACACAAAGAGGTATAAAGAAGGTTCTCAATCCCCGCGGATTTACAGTTGCTGCCGGAGATCAGGAAAACATGATCCAATGTATCTTGCATTTGCGCAGAATAGAAACCATGCACGAAGGACTTCGCTGGTGCGACATCAAACGTTACGGGATTGAAATTGCTCATAACCGCGACGGTTTATCTGACGACTTACTGAAGGTGGATGATCCACGGCGTGCAATACAGTTGCCGCAGGATGTTATCAGCGCGGGACTTACTGCCAATCCCAGGTAATATAAATAGCATACTTCTGAAATGAAAAAACATTATAGTATGAAAAAAATACATTTTCTTATTTTTAGCGTTCTGGTTTTGATGCTGTCATCGTGCAGCAAAGAGACGCTTGATTCTCAAAGCATTTTTGATACTGCGTCGCCTGAAAGGAACGCTTTTGATACCTGGATATTAAAGAACTATACTACCCCCTACAATATAGACTTTAAATACAGGTACGACGACAAACAATCTGACAGAACCTACAATCTGGTCCCCGCAGATTATTCCAAGTCGGTAGCTTTGGCCAAACTGGTGAAATATTTGTGGATCGATTCGTATGAAGAACTTACGGGGAAAGATTTCATTCGCAAATATTGCCCGAAAATGATCCAGCTGATCGGATCGCCGGCATACAACACACAGGGTTCTATAGTGTTGGGTACTGCTGAAGGAGGGTTGAAAATTACCTTGTATAATGTCAATATGATCGACCTTGCCCACCTGGATGTCGATCAGTTGAATTACTGGTACTTCAAAACCATGCACCATGAGTTTGCGCATATATTGCACCAGACCAAAAACTACTCTACGGATTTTAATCTCATATCAAAAGATTATCAATCTTCCAGTTGGGTGAATTTGTCTGAAGCAAATGCCCTTACAATGGGATTTATCTCAAGCTATGCCAGTTCAGAACCTCAGGAAGATTTTGCTGAACTTGTATCGATCTATGTTACTCATGACAGTAGTTACTGGAACTCACAGTTAACCAAGGCAGGCACGACCGGTAGTGGCATCATCCTTCAAAAGTTCGCTATCGTAAAAGATTATCTGTCCACTTCGTGGGGTATTGATATTGATAAACTCCGCGATATAGTACAGCGTCGGTCCGGAACAATAGGAACGCTAGATCTAACAACACTTAATTGAAAAACGGCATGAAACATATAGCAAAATTCTTAGTTTTATTGTTGGCTGTTATCTTCTATGCGGGATGTACACCTGAAGAAAAAGATCTTTTTGGTGATTCATCGGCCAATAGATTAACTACCACCCTGCAAACCGAAAAATCGCTGCTTTGCGCTCCAAAAAACGGCTGGATCATGGAGTATTATCCATCATCTACTCAACTATACGGAGGGTATAACGTATGGGCTTCGTTTGCCGCCGACGGCAGTGTGAAAGTGATGAGTGAGATTTATGGAACCGGGGATGTAAAAACGAGCTTGTACTCCCTTAAACAGAGTGCCGGGGCCGTACTATCTTTTGACACCTACAATGAGGTTATGCACTATTTTTCTGATCCGGCCAATCCGGATGGAATTGGCGCTGCAGGAAAAGGAATGGAAGGTGATTTCGAGTTTACTATTATGAAAGCCAAATCAGACACC belongs to Paludibacter jiangxiensis and includes:
- a CDS encoding RagB/SusD family nutrient uptake outer membrane protein, with amino-acid sequence MKKINNIITSVCVALLLVSCNDFLDTMPDNRAEVNSAAKITSLLTSAYADNSFILMTEMSSDNTKDNGVLYTPYNQEQEDSYLWKAITTTGNDSPKSVWDSNYGAIAAANQALQAIADLGNPSSLNAQKGEALICRAYAHFTLANVFCLPYNPTTAGTDLGLPYSEKPETKVKVDYHRGTMAELYKKISDDIEAGLPLINDELYSVPKYHFNKKAAYAFAARFNLFYLKFDKVIQYANVVLGDNPQKILRNWAANNASASDWELRTNAYISASEPANLLIQTAISTWPYVYGPYSIGKRYGNAKAVFTTESVRTQGLWGAYANLYTANSIWGSDQKMCVSKMGGYFEYTDKVAGIGYLHSVATPFTTDETLLCRAEAYVLQATPDYDKATADINTWLSTHCKTITAKSKSDIVNFYNALPYMPLQITSDTQRGIKKVLNPRGFTVAAGDQENMIQCILHLRRIETMHEGLRWCDIKRYGIEIAHNRDGLSDDLLKVDDPRRAIQLPQDVISAGLTANPR
- a CDS encoding zinc-binding metallopeptidase — translated: MKKIHFLIFSVLVLMLSSCSKETLDSQSIFDTASPERNAFDTWILKNYTTPYNIDFKYRYDDKQSDRTYNLVPADYSKSVALAKLVKYLWIDSYEELTGKDFIRKYCPKMIQLIGSPAYNTQGSIVLGTAEGGLKITLYNVNMIDLAHLDVDQLNYWYFKTMHHEFAHILHQTKNYSTDFNLISKDYQSSSWVNLSEANALTMGFISSYASSEPQEDFAELVSIYVTHDSSYWNSQLTKAGTTGSGIILQKFAIVKDYLSTSWGIDIDKLRDIVQRRSGTIGTLDLTTLN